A genomic window from Acidimicrobiia bacterium includes:
- a CDS encoding recombinase family protein produces MRVVGYVRESADPSAGHSAFEQQEAIRRHALEHGLSIVAVCLDARVAGEALGRDGYLGLLGVIASGAADAVIVPGVSVLSSDQIVQEIMLWDLRGRGVRVISTDPADVPLLDAAEGPGPSRMIIRDVLERVGEHARSIGAHRIDPPGILPDGDVMIHIITADTAEASAAAD; encoded by the coding sequence GTGCGCGTCGTCGGGTATGTGCGCGAGTCCGCCGACCCGTCGGCGGGACACTCGGCATTCGAGCAACAAGAGGCGATCCGCCGCCATGCGCTCGAGCATGGGCTGTCCATCGTGGCCGTCTGCCTCGACGCCCGGGTAGCCGGCGAGGCGCTCGGCCGTGACGGCTATCTCGGGCTGCTGGGGGTGATCGCTTCGGGCGCCGCCGACGCCGTGATCGTGCCGGGGGTGTCGGTGCTGTCTTCCGACCAGATCGTCCAGGAGATCATGCTGTGGGATCTGCGGGGACGCGGGGTTCGGGTGATCTCCACGGACCCAGCCGATGTGCCACTCCTCGATGCAGCGGAGGGGCCCGGTCCCAGCCGGATGATCATTCGCGACGTCCTGGAGCGGGTGGGGGAGCACGCTCGATCGATCGGAGCCCATCGCATCGACCCACCCGGGATCCTCCCGGATGGTGACGTCATGATCCACATCATCACCGCCGACACCGCCGAAGCCTCGGCGGCGGCGGACTGA
- a CDS encoding DUF3040 domain-containing protein, whose protein sequence is MPLDDREQRILEEIERQFYQEDPRLAETVRDATLASVSRGRLKWAFLGMVVGFVLMLAFFTRLTLVALFGFAGMVMSAAWMVAILRKRSGVGAASPGSMVGRMRRRWRSR, encoded by the coding sequence ATGCCCCTCGATGACAGAGAACAGCGCATCCTCGAAGAGATCGAGCGGCAGTTCTATCAGGAGGATCCTCGTCTCGCCGAGACCGTGCGCGATGCGACGCTGGCTTCGGTGTCGCGCGGTCGACTGAAGTGGGCGTTCCTGGGGATGGTGGTCGGGTTCGTGCTGATGCTCGCGTTCTTCACGCGGCTGACCCTCGTCGCACTGTTTGGATTCGCCGGGATGGTGATGAGCGCGGCGTGGATGGTCGCGATCTTGAGGAAGCGTTCGGGAGTTGGTGCCGCGTCACCCGGGTCGATGGTGGGGCGGATGCGGCGGCGCTGGCGCAGCCGCTAG
- a CDS encoding MerR family transcriptional regulator produces MEGFTAQQACRLTDCTAHQLRYWDRVRLIQPSIQGTGGRPGKRRLYSFRDLVALRVVKSLLDNGMSVQRVRRAWDYLRRTADMDQHLAEVKLVTDGQSIFKVASDEGELVDALREGQLAFFVAIDEITRQVEEDVTRFELDREHFLEMLRRVEDDVQAEAEG; encoded by the coding sequence TTGGAAGGGTTCACCGCACAGCAGGCATGCCGTCTCACTGATTGCACCGCGCATCAACTCCGATACTGGGACCGTGTCAGGCTGATACAGCCCTCGATCCAGGGCACCGGGGGCAGACCCGGCAAGCGCCGCCTCTACTCGTTCCGCGATCTCGTCGCCTTGCGTGTTGTCAAGAGCCTGCTCGACAACGGCATGTCGGTCCAGCGGGTGCGTCGGGCGTGGGACTACCTGCGTCGTACCGCCGACATGGATCAGCACCTCGCCGAGGTGAAGCTCGTCACCGACGGTCAGTCGATTTTCAAGGTGGCCAGCGACGAGGGGGAGTTGGTCGACGCGTTGCGAGAGGGCCAGTTGGCTTTCTTCGTGGCCATCGACGAGATCACCCGACAGGTCGAAGAGGACGTGACCCGCTTCGAGCTCGACCGGGAGCACTTCCTCGAGATGCTCCGCCGCGTCGAGGACGACGTCCAGGCGGAGGCGGAGGGGTAG
- a CDS encoding DUF58 domain-containing protein, translated as MPTGRGWSAIGVSASLFVLWAAFGENDLMTTAVFLIAAVLVGLLFVRMVTPEVAVWRRITPAQVHEGDTVIIDMDLIAARRLRNVSLEDTVHGLGTARFAAGSARPREPLTGRYEVRCRGRGIFPVGPLVLSVSDPFSLAERRSSIGEVDRLTVYPRIEALVGLPVVRGLDPTVNSTRPTSAPFGGEDFFTLREYQVGDDLRKVHWPSSAKRDELMIKQLEVPWQNRALVLLDTRSHRYPIPEAFEQAVRGAASAFVHLHRAGFSPELWSGVRTRSRSLNRYAEAMETLATIHAGDRLDLRNTVSRLLRHGGGGGALVLVTGTPDEGLRGAHRLLAGQFSQTIVMAVTDDPDTASSRLLGMNAVTVTIGTQGRWAPSWRAAMEVTWATA; from the coding sequence ATGCCGACGGGCCGGGGCTGGTCCGCCATCGGAGTATCCGCCAGCCTCTTCGTCCTGTGGGCGGCGTTCGGTGAGAACGACCTGATGACCACGGCGGTGTTCTTGATCGCCGCGGTATTGGTCGGCCTGCTCTTCGTGCGCATGGTCACCCCGGAAGTAGCGGTGTGGAGGCGGATCACTCCGGCCCAAGTCCACGAGGGCGACACAGTGATCATCGACATGGATTTGATCGCGGCACGCCGCCTCCGCAACGTCTCTCTCGAAGACACCGTCCACGGGCTGGGTACCGCACGCTTCGCCGCCGGCTCCGCGCGTCCCCGCGAGCCGCTGACCGGACGGTACGAAGTCCGCTGCCGCGGCCGGGGCATCTTCCCGGTAGGGCCGCTGGTCCTTTCGGTCTCGGACCCGTTCTCGCTGGCGGAGCGTCGCTCGAGCATCGGCGAGGTCGACCGCCTCACGGTCTATCCGCGGATCGAAGCGCTCGTCGGACTGCCGGTGGTGAGGGGACTCGACCCCACGGTCAACTCGACCCGGCCGACGTCGGCCCCCTTCGGCGGAGAGGACTTCTTCACCCTCCGCGAGTACCAGGTTGGCGACGACCTTCGCAAAGTCCATTGGCCCAGTTCGGCGAAGCGCGACGAGTTGATGATCAAGCAGCTCGAGGTGCCGTGGCAGAACCGGGCGCTGGTGCTGCTCGACACTCGCTCTCACCGCTATCCGATCCCGGAGGCCTTCGAACAGGCGGTGCGAGGAGCTGCCTCCGCGTTTGTCCACCTCCACCGGGCCGGATTCAGCCCCGAGTTATGGTCGGGCGTCCGCACGCGCAGCCGGTCGTTGAATCGCTACGCCGAGGCGATGGAGACACTTGCGACCATCCATGCAGGTGACCGCCTCGACCTTCGCAACACAGTGAGCCGGCTTCTGCGGCACGGCGGCGGAGGCGGTGCCCTGGTCCTGGTGACCGGTACGCCGGACGAGGGCTTGCGGGGAGCCCACCGGTTGCTCGCCGGCCAGTTCAGCCAGACGATCGTGATGGCAGTCACCGACGATCCCGACACCGCTTCCTCGCGGCTCCTCGGCATGAACGCGGTGACCGTCACCATCGGGACCCAGGGCCGCTGGGCGCCCTCGTGGCGGGCGGCGATGGAGGTGACATGGGCTACCGCCTGA
- a CDS encoding histidine phosphatase family protein codes for MLERLHLVRHGEVANPDGVVYADLPGFSLSAAGRAQAAASARYLQARGPEAVVSSPLDRALETAGAIADSIGVAVTTDDRLLEWRLSGRWAGVRWDDLPSRFPGEVEAYLAAPYDLAFAPESIDEVAARMAALVMSLDSADLKDAVLVSHQDPLQALRVFLVGGTRESFTTGKPGHASVTTLERVGGRWHEVGYWEPEVDTIPFPPPGPP; via the coding sequence GTGCTCGAACGCCTTCATCTGGTGCGCCACGGCGAGGTCGCGAACCCCGACGGGGTGGTGTACGCCGACCTGCCGGGGTTCTCGCTGTCCGCGGCCGGACGCGCCCAGGCTGCGGCCAGCGCCCGCTACCTCCAGGCCCGTGGGCCCGAAGCAGTGGTTTCTTCTCCGCTCGACCGCGCATTGGAAACGGCCGGGGCGATCGCCGACTCGATCGGGGTGGCGGTGACGACCGACGACCGTCTGCTCGAATGGCGATTGTCCGGACGGTGGGCCGGGGTTCGCTGGGACGACCTCCCCTCCAGGTTCCCCGGAGAGGTCGAGGCCTACCTCGCCGCCCCCTACGACCTCGCCTTCGCGCCGGAGAGCATCGACGAAGTCGCCGCACGCATGGCCGCTCTGGTGATGTCCCTCGATTCCGCCGATCTCAAGGACGCGGTACTGGTCTCTCACCAGGACCCACTACAGGCGCTCCGGGTATTCCTCGTCGGCGGCACCCGGGAGTCCTTTACCACCGGCAAGCCGGGCCATGCTTCGGTGACGACCCTCGAGCGGGTCGGAGGACGCTGGCACGAGGTCGGTTACTGGGAACCGGAGGTCGACACGATCCCCTTCCCTCCACCGGGGCCCCCTTGA
- a CDS encoding SDR family NAD(P)-dependent oxidoreductase: MLQGRNILVTGASSGIGRGLALEYAVNGARVWAVGRRSAPLERVAEEASGLITPLAVDLTTLGGRRAVATAIEHDGGRLDVAVHAAGLLGPVGIDLAQYPEDEWRAVFEINVTAVHLLHQDLQRHLDRGVAPAVIGLASTVGRKPRAGWGMYAVSKHALEGWLGTLAAEWPAGRVYSVNPGGTRTPMRAEARPDEDPATVPAPGEIAPLFLRLAHPAAPEPSGSILEARDWIGHDPWEGLG; this comes from the coding sequence ATGCTGCAGGGTCGCAACATCCTGGTTACCGGCGCGTCGAGCGGAATCGGGCGCGGGTTGGCGCTCGAATACGCCGTCAACGGCGCCCGGGTGTGGGCGGTGGGGCGCCGTTCCGCGCCCCTCGAGCGGGTGGCGGAGGAGGCGTCGGGACTGATCACCCCATTGGCCGTCGACCTCACCACCCTTGGCGGCCGGCGGGCGGTCGCCACCGCCATCGAGCACGACGGCGGCCGCCTCGATGTCGCAGTCCACGCCGCCGGGCTACTGGGCCCGGTCGGGATCGATCTCGCCCAGTACCCCGAGGACGAATGGCGCGCGGTGTTCGAGATCAACGTCACCGCAGTGCACCTGTTGCACCAGGACCTCCAGCGTCACCTCGACCGCGGGGTGGCCCCGGCCGTGATCGGGTTGGCGTCCACGGTCGGACGCAAGCCGCGGGCGGGCTGGGGGATGTATGCCGTCTCCAAGCATGCGCTCGAGGGATGGCTGGGCACACTCGCCGCAGAGTGGCCGGCCGGCCGGGTCTACTCGGTGAACCCGGGCGGGACCCGCACCCCGATGCGGGCAGAGGCGCGCCCGGACGAGGATCCGGCGACCGTCCCCGCCCCCGGGGAGATCGCCCCACTGTTCCTCCGCCTCGCCCACCCGGCGGCACCGGAGCCCTCGGGATCGATTCTCGAAGCCCGGGACTGGATTGGACACGACCCGTGGGAGGGCCTCGGCTGA
- a CDS encoding HNH endonuclease: MAQALVLNASFEPLSVVSARRAVVLVVREKAELIHSQNQVWRSEHLEVEVPTVIRLRRYVRVPYRRRVPLNRRAVFARDLHTCQYCGHGAENLDHVMPRSRGGTHTWENVVAACRRCNTRKGDRTPHEAGMSLGGAPGAPREHGWLLVGLGSPPHPSWHAYLGAAV; encoded by the coding sequence ATGGCTCAAGCGCTCGTCCTGAACGCGTCATTCGAGCCACTTTCGGTGGTGTCGGCGCGGCGCGCCGTCGTCCTGGTGGTGCGAGAGAAGGCCGAGCTGATCCACTCGCAGAACCAGGTGTGGCGGTCGGAGCATCTCGAGGTGGAGGTGCCTACCGTCATCCGGCTTCGCAGGTACGTGCGGGTGCCGTACCGGCGGAGGGTCCCTTTGAATCGCCGCGCGGTGTTCGCCCGTGATCTGCACACCTGCCAGTACTGCGGTCACGGCGCCGAGAACCTCGACCACGTGATGCCCCGGTCCCGGGGCGGCACCCATACCTGGGAGAACGTCGTCGCCGCCTGCCGCCGGTGCAACACCCGTAAGGGTGACCGGACTCCCCACGAAGCAGGAATGAGCCTGGGGGGCGCCCCCGGTGCCCCCCGCGAGCACGGCTGGCTATTGGTTGGCCTCGGGTCCCCGCCGCATCCCTCATGGCATGCCTATCTCGGGGCCGCAGTCTGA
- a CDS encoding AAA family ATPase, giving the protein MAQDELAWFADRFDAVAANIERVIQGKREAVDLVVMSMLSEGHVLIEDVPGVGKTLLAKSLARSIHCGFTRIQFTPDLLPSDITGVSVWDRERSGFVFRAGPVFTNIVLGDEINRASPKTQSALLEAMEEHQVTVDGTTRELPAPFMVIATQNPIEHEGTYPLPESQLDRFMMRVIMGYPSRAKELEILETHGRQSSYTDLEPVVTADDVQQMIGIARRVHVSDPVKEYLVDTVEATRHDPDLLLGASPRATLYLQRAARTRAAVAGRGYVTPDDVKAILRPVLTHRLIMRPEAQMRGSEIDEILDGVAAGIPVPGSGVRA; this is encoded by the coding sequence CTGGCCCAGGACGAACTCGCCTGGTTCGCCGATCGGTTCGACGCGGTCGCCGCGAACATCGAACGCGTCATCCAGGGGAAGCGCGAGGCCGTCGACCTGGTGGTGATGAGCATGCTGTCGGAGGGCCATGTGCTGATCGAGGACGTCCCCGGAGTCGGCAAGACGCTGCTGGCCAAGTCGCTTGCCCGAAGCATTCACTGCGGTTTCACCCGCATCCAGTTCACCCCCGACCTGCTGCCCAGCGACATCACCGGGGTCTCAGTCTGGGACCGGGAGCGCAGCGGCTTCGTGTTCCGCGCCGGACCGGTGTTCACGAACATCGTCCTCGGCGACGAGATCAACCGGGCGAGCCCGAAGACCCAGTCGGCGCTGCTCGAGGCCATGGAGGAGCACCAGGTGACCGTCGACGGCACCACCCGGGAACTGCCGGCTCCGTTCATGGTCATCGCCACCCAGAACCCGATCGAGCACGAGGGCACCTATCCCCTGCCCGAATCCCAGCTCGACCGGTTCATGATGCGGGTGATCATGGGCTACCCCTCCCGGGCCAAGGAGCTCGAGATCCTCGAGACCCACGGACGGCAGTCTTCCTATACCGACCTGGAGCCGGTGGTGACCGCGGACGACGTGCAACAGATGATCGGTATCGCTCGGCGGGTTCATGTCTCCGATCCGGTGAAGGAGTACCTCGTCGACACGGTGGAGGCAACCCGCCACGACCCCGACCTCCTGCTCGGCGCCTCACCGCGAGCCACGCTGTACCTGCAGCGGGCGGCGCGGACCCGGGCGGCGGTTGCTGGTCGAGGATATGTGACGCCGGACGACGTGAAGGCGATCCTGCGCCCGGTGCTGACCCACCGTTTGATCATGCGGCCGGAAGCGCAGATGCGAGGCTCCGAAATCGACGAGATCCTCGACGGCGTCGCCGCCGGGATCCCCGTACCGGGGAGCGGGGTCAGGGCCTGA
- a CDS encoding DUF3488 and transglutaminase-like domain-containing protein: MGYRLTWVAGVAAISLALARVARLLLPSSSGLPWEILLIAAAVLGATITWAAAAYRVPGALLAIIHLAAMTVTVVRVAVPDTTWFIFPTRASFTALGAELTFARDVIRAGIAPVLPLAGLVAILAIVFWAMGALLAWGLLTGRPYVAVLTPLVVYLEFAVLDSRIGGLWTTGYMALIGFTLIAVTIDHRREGTGLLKSARRGGRLRRTIPLVGLTTLLATVLVASNASQAIADLVPRRGFLDWQGTSKLSGDFFGSIAYNPFVGIQQSLVAQTNVPVFVFEPESGHPADQVYWRLLTLDAFDGDQWHAGNSRLEGFDEVATFEARGAAFAGPRSSFRATVTILALQMDWLPAPYAPVSLDTDEDSVRSGIRLRPGDGSIHFDALTFRGMAYTVESEIPQPSIDILSRLDDGTPSTIFRSAIETGDFGLVGVDLPTIVNRSLPDAEAHLELPDELDPRIQLLAESQVEGLETDYERALSLENFFRRRGNFAYSLEVPPGHGAAELVNWLLEPDSANYRTGYCEQFATSMAVMARTIGIPSRVVLGFTPGNTLEDGRLVIRDRNAHAWVELWMPSQGWVKFDPTPRTDGINPPAADDLPFRAADHLDAAQAETRPRPEPGGTPVTTVPTTVPFSPDGGLGGETPIDLPARTRSLLIPLLVLGVALVLVPSIKFVRRRRRITRLQRGDVSGAWQEIVDQLADLGTELHRSETPSELAAQVGSVLTPLADVYSESAYGPGAPLSSRRIATASRSLTETEAELARENSIFRRIGARYRVRSLLRKRNTQYAIRNTKER, translated from the coding sequence ATGGGCTACCGCCTGACATGGGTGGCAGGGGTCGCCGCCATCTCTCTCGCGCTGGCACGGGTGGCGCGCCTACTTCTTCCCTCGTCGAGCGGGCTCCCCTGGGAGATCCTGCTCATCGCCGCCGCGGTACTGGGGGCAACGATTACCTGGGCGGCGGCGGCCTACCGGGTGCCGGGGGCGTTGCTCGCCATCATCCACCTCGCCGCGATGACGGTAACGGTCGTCCGGGTGGCGGTTCCGGACACGACCTGGTTCATCTTCCCGACCCGCGCCTCCTTCACCGCGTTGGGCGCCGAGCTCACCTTTGCGCGCGATGTGATTCGGGCGGGCATCGCTCCGGTCCTCCCGCTCGCCGGGCTCGTCGCCATCCTTGCCATCGTGTTCTGGGCGATGGGCGCCCTCCTCGCGTGGGGCCTGCTCACCGGCCGACCCTACGTCGCGGTCCTGACCCCTCTCGTCGTGTATCTCGAGTTCGCGGTCCTCGACAGCCGCATCGGCGGCTTGTGGACCACGGGATACATGGCGTTGATCGGCTTCACCCTCATCGCGGTGACGATCGACCATCGGCGGGAAGGCACCGGCCTGTTGAAATCGGCCAGGCGGGGAGGACGCCTCCGACGAACGATCCCGCTCGTCGGGCTGACGACGCTGCTCGCCACGGTGCTGGTGGCGAGCAATGCCAGCCAGGCGATAGCCGACCTCGTGCCACGGAGAGGATTCCTCGACTGGCAGGGCACCAGCAAGCTGTCCGGCGATTTCTTCGGCAGCATCGCCTACAACCCGTTCGTCGGCATCCAGCAGAGCCTCGTCGCCCAGACGAATGTGCCCGTGTTCGTGTTCGAGCCCGAGTCGGGGCACCCGGCCGACCAGGTGTACTGGCGGCTGTTGACACTCGACGCGTTCGACGGAGATCAATGGCACGCGGGCAACTCCCGCCTCGAGGGATTCGACGAGGTGGCGACCTTCGAGGCTCGGGGCGCCGCCTTTGCCGGACCCCGGTCGAGCTTCCGGGCCACGGTGACGATCCTCGCCCTGCAAATGGATTGGCTGCCGGCGCCGTACGCCCCGGTGTCTCTCGACACCGACGAGGACTCGGTACGCAGCGGAATCCGCTTGCGTCCGGGCGACGGGTCGATCCACTTCGACGCCCTGACCTTCCGGGGGATGGCTTACACCGTCGAATCGGAGATCCCGCAGCCGAGCATCGACATCCTCAGCCGGCTTGACGATGGCACCCCCTCGACGATCTTCCGTTCGGCGATCGAGACCGGAGACTTCGGTCTCGTCGGAGTCGACCTGCCGACGATCGTGAACCGCTCGCTGCCCGACGCTGAGGCGCATCTCGAACTCCCCGACGAACTCGACCCGCGCATCCAACTGCTCGCCGAGTCACAGGTCGAGGGCCTCGAGACCGACTACGAACGAGCACTCTCTCTGGAGAACTTCTTCCGGAGGCGGGGGAACTTCGCCTACTCCCTCGAGGTCCCTCCCGGTCACGGCGCCGCCGAACTCGTCAATTGGCTGCTCGAGCCTGATAGCGCCAACTACCGCACCGGCTACTGCGAGCAGTTCGCCACGAGCATGGCTGTGATGGCGCGCACCATCGGGATCCCCAGCCGCGTCGTGCTCGGGTTCACCCCGGGGAACACGCTCGAGGACGGGCGCCTCGTGATCCGCGACCGTAACGCCCACGCTTGGGTGGAGCTGTGGATGCCAAGCCAGGGCTGGGTGAAGTTCGATCCGACGCCCCGCACCGACGGGATCAACCCTCCCGCCGCCGATGACCTTCCGTTCCGGGCGGCCGACCATCTCGACGCCGCCCAGGCCGAGACCCGTCCTCGCCCCGAGCCCGGGGGGACCCCCGTCACGACGGTCCCCACCACCGTCCCGTTCTCGCCCGACGGAGGCCTCGGCGGAGAGACTCCGATCGACCTGCCGGCACGAACCCGTTCGCTGCTGATCCCGTTGCTGGTTCTTGGTGTCGCCCTGGTGCTGGTGCCGTCGATCAAGTTCGTGCGCCGGCGCCGCCGGATCACGCGGCTCCAGCGCGGTGACGTCTCGGGTGCCTGGCAGGAGATCGTCGACCAGCTGGCCGATCTCGGCACCGAATTGCATCGCTCCGAAACCCCCTCCGAACTGGCGGCCCAGGTCGGCTCGGTGCTCACGCCGCTTGCCGACGTGTACTCGGAGTCGGCCTACGGTCCCGGCGCCCCGCTGTCCAGCCGCCGGATCGCCACCGCCTCCCGCTCCCTGACGGAGACGGAGGCCGAGCTGGCCAGAGAGAACTCGATCTTCAGGCGAATCGGCGCGAGGTACCGGGTGAGATCGCTCTTGCGCAAACGCAATACGCAATACGCAATACGCAATACGAAGGAACGCTGA